From the genome of Gemmatimonadaceae bacterium:
GGTCCGCCGAATTCCGGCGAATGGATGCCGCTCGTGATGTAGTAGATGGGCTTGGCGGTGTGGATCAGCTGCTGCGCTTCTTCCGGCGTGGTCTTGCGCGGGTCGCCTAACGCAGCCAGCATGCCGCGGTACGTGTCCAGCTCCTTGATCGTTTGCTCATCGGCCACGGCCGCGAGAATCATGTCCCGGCCTTCCTCGGTCTTGCCGATGCGCCACACTTTCACGCGCGGCGACGCGCCGGCGAGCGCGTCAAAGTACTTGTAGATGTCCGCGCTGCGGTCGAGAATGCCCGGCGCGCCGATGATGTGGCCCAACACCTTGAGCGGCGACGGCACCGTCGCCGATGCGGGCAGATAATCGACGAGCTCCGTCGAGATACGCGGATCCTCGAGATCCTGCTTGATCTGCGCCGTGTACGCCGAGTCGATAGCTTGCTGGGCGCGGGCCACCGACGGCACGAGCGCCACAGTCGCAGCCAGCATGCAGAGCAGCCGGACCTTCCGGGTGATGTCGGGCATCCTCATTTTCCTCTCGAGTTGGGATCGAGCCGCCGAGCGCGTCGGCTTGGGCGACGAATGACAACCGCCGCTCCTAGTACGCGAATAGCCTGCGAGACGTTCAGTCCGCTGGCTACGGGCGATCGATCGCCAACCCGCGCGCGAGGAAAACGTCGCTGACCAAGGTTATGAGCGCTCAACCGTCCTGCTCTGGCTCGGCACGTCAATCGCTGACACAATTGCTCGAGCAGCTTCGGCAACGATCCACGGATCCACCACGAACAGGCGTAGCCCAGGAGGCAGGTCCCATGCGCCCAAATGGTCTGATGTTGACGGTCGCGCTGCTCGCCGTCACCGCCTGCTCGAGCGACAACAATGGCATTACCGACCCGGTCGTAATCGAGCAAGCGCTGGTCGGGACGTGGCTCCAGAGTACGATTGCGCACGGATCAGGCGCGAGCTTCACGCTCGCGGTGACCGACAGCCTCGTGCAAGGAAGCGGACGGTGGTTCGGCGAGGCGACCGCCGGAGGGACACTGGTCGTCAACGGATTCGTGACAGGCCCTTCGGTCGTTCTCGACATCGCCGAAGACAACGGCACCACGCTCCACCTGGCGGGGCGCCTGCTGGAGCCCGACGTTCTCACCGGCGCACTCACCGGCAACGGGCAACGCGTTACAGCAACCTTCCAACGACAGTAAGGCAGGTCGCGCGTACTTGAGATTCGAGCATACGATAGGGTGCACTTCCAGCAGTCTCGCCACGACCGCCCGCGACACGCACTCCTTCGATACGCTGCGCGTCGCTTTGATGTTCTCCACTCGGCGCTCGCGATATATTGGTAGCCCTCGACGCACGGAGACGGACCTTGGCGCTCGAAGACGTACCGTTTCCGCTACTGGAACGCTACGCGATCGGACAGTGCACGCCCGAAGAGCTGGCTGAGCTCGAGGCATGGATCGGCGCCCACCCCGAGCGCCGACTCTTCGTCGATCGTCTACTCGGCTTGCTCGCGAATTCAGGCGACGAAGCCGATCCGCCTCTCACATTCACCGAGGGCGAGATCGAGCACGCGTGGGGCCGCCTGGCAGAGCGCATGGCGGAGGAGGGAAACAAAGACCGGACGCGAGTAGCCTGGACCAGGCGCGTACTCGCGGGAGTTCTGTGCGTGGCGGTGCTCGTGGTACTCTGGTTTCTGGTCGCGCGCGTCTGATCCTTTGATCGACGGCGCGGGGAACGGGGAGTGTATTGCGCCGCCAGAAACCCGGTCGCGCTCCACTAACCCGGCTTGCCGAACGCCACCCGCAACGCTTTGAGCCCGCGCGTGATATTCCGCTCCACCGCCTTCACACTCACCCCCATCACCTCTGCGATCTCGGCGTTGGTCAAATGGTATTGAAGGCGCAGTACGATGGTTCGCTGCGCGCGAGCCGGGAGACTGCGCACCGCGCGTTGCATGAGCTCCACCATCTCGTCCACGTCGACGGCGTCGTGCGCGCTCACCGCGTACTGACTCATGCCCCACTCCTCGCGGCGAGCGGCCACCAAATGCTGCCAGTCGATTTCCACGCGATCACGACGCAGATGGTTGAGCGCGCGATTGTGCGCCGTTTGGAACACGTACGCCTTGAGATCCATCGTCGCCGTCCATGCGTGACGGCGCTTCCATACCGCCAGAAACGCGTCCTGAATGATCTCCTCCGCGAGCGCGCGCGTGCGCACATAGCGTAGCACGAGGGCATACAGCTCCGAGTAGTGCGCACGAAAAATCTCGCCCAGGCGTCGGGACGCTGCCCGATCCTCATCGGTGTCGCGTTCTCTGATCGTCAGCGGCCAGCGAAGGGGCGGACGGTCCAGGGCATCGTCGAGTGTCTCGGTGTCGAGCAGGCGGTATTCTGGGACGGGCCAAATGGCGACCACTTCGGACATGGCGACGTGCTCCGTTTCAGGTGCGCTAGAATACATCATTCCTCGCGCACGAGCGTCATCGTTTTATTGCATCAGCCGATGACGTCCGAGCAGTGCCGGGTCCCCCACACACATCTCGACACCTCCCGAGCCGCCAGACCCCACAGCCGACGTCGATTCACCACGTGTGGGGTGAAACACGGGGCGCCGAGTTGAATAGAGAAGTCACCGACCTCCTCGCTCGGGGCGCCGATGCTGGATATCGACTGGGAGCTGCTCTTGCGCTACTTCGACCGCGACTGCGCGTCCGCGGTCCGCGAGCGATTCGATCGCTGGTTGCGCGCCGACCGCCGCCACCGCGCGTTCTACGACCTCATTGCGTTAGGCGGCGCCGACATGCGGCCTTGCCTCGACCCGCCCGACGCGCCCGACTGGCGGCGCTCCGGCTCCGCCAGTCGAGGCTGAGGATGCACCGGCGGGCTCCGGATGCACGCCGGGCCGCCCTCTGCACGGAGCGGCCCGACCCACCTCCACGCGATGCGCCAGGGGGCCGTTAGGCGAAACCGCCGAGCCCCACCGCGCGCCGTCCACCAGGTCGTGTCACGGCTTTTTCGTCGTCACCATGATCACACCGTTGGCGGCTCGCGGGTCCGCAAAGCTGTGCAGCGCGGCCGAGTGCTTGAGCACGTCGATGCGGTCGATTCGCTGCGGGGACAGCTGAGTGAGTGACTCGTTGTTCGAGATCATACCGTCGATCACCACCAGGCCGTCGAACAGCTTCGGAGTGTCCGGCTCGACGACGGAGTGCTTCTGCTGCTCCTGTTGCCCGTCAGCGCGGAAGCTCGTGATCACGTAATGGACACGCGACCGAACGCTGTCGCCGGCGTCGCTTTTGATCTTC
Proteins encoded in this window:
- a CDS encoding sigma-70 family RNA polymerase sigma factor, with protein sequence MSEVVAIWPVPEYRLLDTETLDDALDRPPLRWPLTIRERDTDEDRAASRRLGEIFRAHYSELYALVLRYVRTRALAEEIIQDAFLAVWKRRHAWTATMDLKAYVFQTAHNRALNHLRRDRVEIDWQHLVAARREEWGMSQYAVSAHDAVDVDEMVELMQRAVRSLPARAQRTIVLRLQYHLTNAEIAEVMGVSVKAVERNITRGLKALRVAFGKPG